GTACTTCGGGATCGAGAGGTGGTTCTCGATCTCCGTCCCCTCCACGTTCGTCCGGAGGTCGAAGACGGCGTCGGCGAGGTGTTCGGTTCGCGTCCTGTTCTCGGGTTCTGCCCGCCCCTTCAGGCAGTGCAAGAGGGCGATGCTACCCGTCTCGACCATCCGCGCTTTGAGGGCGTTCAGGAACTCGACGTAGGCGTCGGTGGAGGCACGTTCCAGGACGTCCATCGTGTCGATGATCAGGTTCGCCCCGTCCGGAAGGGCGCCGATGAGCCGCGTCGTCTCCTCCAGCGGGTCGTCGGCGTCGATGTGCCTGACCGTCGGGCTGCCGACCTGTGCCTGCGTCGCCGCGAACGAGTGCTCGATGACGTCCTTCGAGCGCTCCGTCGAGACGTAGAGCGTCCCGCGCGCGGCGGTCAACTCGTAGAGCAACAGCTCCGACTGGCTGGCCGGTTCGGCGGTGTACGCGACCACACAGCCCGGTGGCAGCCCGCCGTCGAGTTTCCGGTCCAACACGTCGATTCCCGTCTTCAACCGACCCGCCATGCGGTTACAACTGATTGCAACAGCCCCTGCATAACTCTTTGCTTTGCGGTCGGCCGTGAAGGAATCGAACGCGTTCCGGACCGCAAATCCGGTGAGCGGCGACGAAACGCCGGGAACGTCCCCGCGGATCGGCGCGGCCCGCCGGCCCAGCGCCGGACGACTCGCGCGGGTTCCGCGAGCGCCCGAACCGACCGGTCGGCGAGTCAGTCGCCGACGGTGATCGTTCACGGCGCCCAGAATGCCTAAGTACGGAGACGGTGAAGTGTCGAACGGACATGTCGCGCACCGTTAAAGTCATCATCGCCCTGGCAGTTATCGCTCTCCTGTGGAAGACCTTCTCCGGCGACTCGTCGGAGGTCGAAGTGGAGTACGAACCCGCGACCGTGGAGTGAGAAACCGAACGGCTTACTCCGTCGAGGCCGTACCGGCGGCCATGTACGGCGTCGTCACGCGAAACGCCGAGGAACTCGACTGGCCGGAGTTCGATCTGGGATTCTACGAAGTCAAGGACGTCACCGGCAGGTCCGCCGAACCCCAGCCGAACGCGGTTAACATGATCTCCTGTTTCGGGGACAACGCGGCCGCCGACGCCGACCCCTCGCTCGTCCCCGTCGACGACGCGGGCAACCGGGCCACCCGCGAGCAACCCTACTTCGACTGGGCGTACGTCTGCCCCTCCCGCGAGGAGTACCGCGAGGGGTTGCTCGAAATCGTCGACGACTGCGTCGCCGCGAACGAGGACGTCCGCCTCGACGACGTCGGCTTCCCCCGGGCGGAGTACTGCCGCTGTGAGGTCTGCGAGGAACGGTTCGCCGAGAGCGAGTACGACGACCGCTTCGCGTGGCGCGCGAGCGTGATTACCGAGTTCGTCGAGGAGGCCGTCGACCGGATTCCGGGAAAGACCTACTTCACCCTCTACCCCGACCCGTACCCCGGCCACCTCTACGAGCGCGCCGGCCTCGACCTCGAAGCGCTCGACGGACTCGTCGACGAGTTCGTCGTGCCGCTGTACGACACGGCCTACGGGACGACCTACTGGCTGGAGACGATCGCCGCCGGCTTCGAGAGCGCCCTCGAGACGCCGTTCAGCGTCGAACTGTACGCGGTGAACGTCGACGTCGACGACCTGATCCGCGCGACCGAGGTCGCCGACGCCTACGGCGAGCACGTCCTCTTCGGCTACGAGGCCGGCAACGCGCGGGCGGTGCTGCGCCGACTGCACGCGGACCGACGCGAGGGGGTCACCCACGGCGACCCCGACGGGTGACGGTCGTTACCGCCGCGAAACGAGGGCATTCCCGCGGTAGCGATCGATTTGTCTCCCCACGCCGTCGGCGGGTTCTCCGGTCCCGGCCGTTTCGAACGGTTGGTGGCGGGCTTCGGGGACGCAACTGCCGCCGGCTTTATCCGGCTCTCGGTGGCCGTCGGTGACGACCGGGGACGCGGCGTCCTCGAGAGGTGAGTCTCATGGACGACCGACAGTCTACCTTCCAGCAACGGACGGCCGATCAGGGACAGCGCGCGCTCCAGCAGGCGATCGAACTCCAGCGAAACGCCGCCAGAATGACGCTGAGCGCGCTCGAGTGGCAGGACACGACCCAGCGACAGGGAATCGAGTTCACGAAGTCGCTCCTGCGCAACTACCTGCAGGGCGTCGAGTCGATCGCACCCGAGATGGGACGCGCGATGCAGGAGGGGATGGGCGGGCCGATGGCGGCCCAGCAGGAGATGATCGAGGGGATGGAGCGTGGAATGCAAGGCGTCGCGGGCGGCCAGCGGGGGTCGATGGGCCCCGAACGCGGCCGCGGCGGCGAGTTCGGCGGGTTCGAGACCGGGCCCGGCGGGGGTCGGGGGTACGAGGAGGCCGGCCGGCGGCGGTCCCGCGAGTCCGGGTGGGAGTCGCCGGATCGCCGCCAGTCCGGGCGAATGGGCCCCGGATCGGAGCCGCCGGAGCGAGGCCCGGAGTTCGCGGGCGGCGAAAGCGGCTACGGGCGGACGCAACCGCCCTACGAGCAGGGCGAAAGCCGGCGGAACGAACCGGAGTACCGACGATCCGAGGGGCAGACGGGTGCCCCCCGCTCCGGCGGGACCGGGTCGCCGTACGGGCAGCCCTCGCGCGAACCCGACCGGCGGAGCCGCGAGTACGAGCGGCCGGGCGGCGAGCGGGAGCGGGAGCGAGAGCGAGAGCAGCCGATGCCCCGACGGGACCGCGGGTCCGGCGACCGCCGGCGCGAACCCGAGAGCGGCCGGGGCGAGGAGAGCGGGGGCGACCGCGAGCGTGGCCTGCGGTCCGAAGCGGACGTCGAAGACGAGTCGCGACAGGGCGGCGCGCCGAGTCGGAATCGGGGGAGTCGGTCCCCCGAGTGAACGCGGGCGGCGTCAGAAGCGGTCGCGGCGCCACGCGAGGAGGTCCTCGCGGTCGCGGGTGTCCGCGGGGAGCGTCTCGAACCAGCGCGCCGCGGAGATTTCGCCGTCCGGGTCGTCGACCTCGGGGTCGGTGGTCTCCGCGCGCGCCTCGAAGATCGGGAGGACCCCCCACGTGCGGTAGCCGCGCGTTTCGAGGTCGATCCGGGTGAGAATCGCCAGACCGTCGTAGCTGACATCGACGCCGGCCTCCTCGGCGAGTTCGCGGCGCGCACCCTCCAGTGCGGACTCGTGGCGGTCGAGGCGGCCGCCGGGGAGGACCCACATGTCGACGCCCTCGTGGCGGACGAGGAGCACCTCCCCGGTTGGCCGGTAGACGATCGTGTGCGCGCCGTAGGGGGTGCCGCTCTCGCGGATGCGCTCGACGAGCGCGCTGAACCGCCGCCTCGATACCTGCTTGCTGCGTTCGCGTTCGAGGAACTCCTCGTCGCGTCCCTCCAGTCGGCGGTAGAGGTCCGCGGCGCGGCGGGTGGCCTGATCGGCCCGGAGCGTCAGTTCGTCGACCGACATCGGTAACGCGACGGGCGGTGGTCGTCCGACGGAGACGAAGACGGAGCGCGGTTCCGGGCGACGCGATTCATACGCCCGACGTACATTCGCCTGTGCAATAACGATTCGGTCGCCGTACACGGTTTAGTCGGCGGCGGTGACGCTGATCGAGGAGTTCGAGGGGGCCGCGGCCGCCGTCGTCGACGAGGTTGCCGGCCGCGCGCGAGGCGGGGGTCGACCGGGTCGTCGGCGACGTCGTCAGGGGGACTCCCCACCGGGAGATCCTCGCGTACGCCGACGAACACGACGTCGATCTGATCGTGGTGGGGACCCACGGCCGGACGGGCCTCGAGCGTCCTCGCCGGCAGCGTCGCGGAGAAGGTCGTCAGGTCGTCGACGGTGCCGGTGCTCGCCGTTCGGCTGACCGAGGCGTGACGCGGTTCGGGAGCGAGCCGAGGGATTTTGACGCCGTCGCCCGTACGGACCGTATGTCACCGCAGGCGTCGTTCGACGTCCACTGCCCCGACGACCGCCGCTGCGACGTCCTCGTGCTCGGACTCTCGACACCGGGACTCGCCGGCGTCACCGCGACCGACTACCTCGTCCGTCAGTTCGACTGCGAGGAGATCGGCCACCTCGCTCCCGACGGCCTGCCGGGGGTCACGCCGTTCGCGAACGGGACGCCCCGGCACCACACCCGCGTCTACGACGTCGCGGACTCGCCGCTCTCGCTCGTCGTCGGCGAACTGTTCGTCCCCGTGTGGGCGGCCGCGTCCTTCGTCGACTCCCTGCTCGGGTGGGCCGAGCGGGCCGGCGTCGACGAGATCGTCGTCCCCTACGGCGTGGCCTACCCCCACGGCCCCGACGAACACGGCGTCTTCTCCGTCGCGACCCCGGCGTACCGGGATCGACGGCTCGACGGGACGACGATCGAGGGGCTTCGAGGCGGCGTCCTCGACGGCGTCGTCGGGGAGGTGATGGCCCGGAGCCTCGCCGGCGACGCCCCGCCGGCGGGCGCGCTGGTGACGCCGATCCACCCGCCGGGGCCGGACCTCGATGCCGCGCTGTCGCTCATCGACGCGCTCGAAGGGGTCTACGGGTTCGACGTGGACGAGCGGGACCTGCGCGAGCAGTCGACCGAACTCCGGCGGTACTACGCCGCGCTCGCCGACCGGATGGCCGCGATCGAGGAGGAGTCGGGTCGCGAGTACCCCGAGGATCGATCGTACATGTGATTTTTGTCGCCGGGCGTCGCACCCCGGCGTATGTCGCTACCGACGGCGCTCGAGGCGGCCGACGGACCGCGGGCGATCGACACCCACGCCCACCAGCCGACGGCGACGTTCCTGCGCGACGCCGGCGGACGGATGATGCGCGACGCGGCCGACCGCTTCGGCGCCGACCTCGAGACCGGCACGTACGAGGAGATGATCGAGGAGTACCGCGAGACGGGGGTCGGCCGGGCGGTGTTGCTCGGCTGGGACGCCGAGACCAACACGGGGAACCCGCCGGTGCCCAACGACCACGTCGCCGAGGTACGCGACGAGTACCCCGAGTTCTTCGTCGGCTTCGGGAGCGTCGACCCGCTGAAAGACGACTGCGTCGAGGAGGCGATCCGCTGCGTCGAGGACCTCGACCTCTCGGGGTTCAAGTTCCAGCAGATCGCCCAGGGGTTCGACCCCTCGGAGCCGGCCCACGAGGAACTGTGGGCGACGATCGAGGACCTCGGCGTCCCCGTCGTCTTCCACGGCGGCAGTTCGACCCTCGGCGCCGGGAGCCCGGGCGGCCGCGGCCTCAAACTCGAGTACGGGGATCCGATGTTGATCGACCCCGTCGCGGCCGACCACCCCGAGTTGCGGATCCTGATCGCCCACCCCGCGTTCCCGTGGGAGAAAGAGCAACTCGCGATCTGTCAGCAGAAGGGCAACGTCTACATGGACCTCTCAGGGTGGATGCCCGGGTACGTCGACGAGCAGGTGCTCCACTACGCGCGGAAACTCCTGCCCGAGAAGGTCATGTTCGGTACCGACTACCCGATGCTCGAACCGCGGCCGTGGCTCGAGGGGTTCGCCGAACTCGGCTTTCCCGAGGGCGTCCAGCGAAAGCTCCTCTGGGAGAACGCGGAGTCGTTTCTGGGGCTGTAGCTGCGGGCGCGGTCACTCCCCCCGTCCGACGGCCCGGCCGAGGGCGACCCCGAGGCGGTCGAGGAACTCCTCGACCGGCCGGCCGCGCTCGGCCGACCGGAGGATCGGCGCGAGGACGAGGCCGGCGACGGCGAGGCCGACCGCCGCCGGCAGCCCGGGGACGGGGTCGGCGGCCCCGACGGTCACG
The Salinilacihabitans rarus DNA segment above includes these coding regions:
- a CDS encoding RAD55 family ATPase; translated protein: MAGRLKTGIDVLDRKLDGGLPPGCVVAYTAEPASQSELLLYELTAARGTLYVSTERSKDVIEHSFAATQAQVGSPTVRHIDADDPLEETTRLIGALPDGANLIIDTMDVLERASTDAYVEFLNALKARMVETGSIALLHCLKGRAEPENRTRTEHLADAVFDLRTNVEGTEIENHLSIPKYRVGGGPNETIKLELSERVEIDTSRDIA
- a CDS encoding NUDIX hydrolase codes for the protein MSVDELTLRADQATRRAADLYRRLEGRDEEFLERERSKQVSRRRFSALVERIRESGTPYGAHTIVYRPTGEVLLVRHEGVDMWVLPGGRLDRHESALEGARRELAEEAGVDVSYDGLAILTRIDLETRGYRTWGVLPIFEARAETTDPEVDDPDGEISAARWFETLPADTRDREDLLAWRRDRF
- a CDS encoding proteasome assembly chaperone family protein, with the translated sequence MSPQASFDVHCPDDRRCDVLVLGLSTPGLAGVTATDYLVRQFDCEEIGHLAPDGLPGVTPFANGTPRHHTRVYDVADSPLSLVVGELFVPVWAAASFVDSLLGWAERAGVDEIVVPYGVAYPHGPDEHGVFSVATPAYRDRRLDGTTIEGLRGGVLDGVVGEVMARSLAGDAPPAGALVTPIHPPGPDLDAALSLIDALEGVYGFDVDERDLREQSTELRRYYAALADRMAAIEEESGREYPEDRSYM
- a CDS encoding amidohydrolase family protein; this encodes MSLPTALEAADGPRAIDTHAHQPTATFLRDAGGRMMRDAADRFGADLETGTYEEMIEEYRETGVGRAVLLGWDAETNTGNPPVPNDHVAEVRDEYPEFFVGFGSVDPLKDDCVEEAIRCVEDLDLSGFKFQQIAQGFDPSEPAHEELWATIEDLGVPVVFHGGSSTLGAGSPGGRGLKLEYGDPMLIDPVAADHPELRILIAHPAFPWEKEQLAICQQKGNVYMDLSGWMPGYVDEQVLHYARKLLPEKVMFGTDYPMLEPRPWLEGFAELGFPEGVQRKLLWENAESFLGL